The genomic stretch CTCCGACCCCGCCCAGCTGCGTCAGATGGTGGCCCTGAACGCGACAGCGGTGCTGGACATCAGCCGCGCCTTCCTGCCCGCCATGCTGCAGCGCCAAGCCGGCTACCTGCTCAACGTCACGAGTCTCGCCGCCTACTCCTCGATCCCGATGCAGGGCGCGTACTCCGCCGCCAAGGCTTTTGTCCTGAGCTTCACCGAGGCACTCTGGGCCGAAACCCGAGGCAGCGGCGTCCGGGTCCTCGCCCTCGCCCCCGGCGTCACCACCAGCGAATTCTTCGACGTGATCAACACCGATGATCCGGCCGTCCACGCCGGTCGCGCACAGACACCCGCCCAGGTCGTCGACATCGGGTTGCGCACACTCGACCGCCGCGACCCACCGCCGAGCCGGATCTCCGGCCACCTCAACCACGCCATCGCCGTGGTGCCGCGTTACCTCACCCGTCGCCGGGCGGTGCTGCTCACCGCCGCGAACACGATGCGCAACGCTTCGGCCTCCGCGCCGGACGTGGCAGCGACATGATCACTGAGGCCGGAGGTGTCAGGACTTACCCGCTCCGCGCCGCGTCGCGGAACTGCTTGGGTGACAGTCCCGCGACGCGCCGGAACGCGGTGCTGAAGGCGCTCTCCGATTCGTAGCCGGTGGCGAAGGCGAGTTCGGTGATGGATCGGGTGTTGCGGCGCAGGGCGTCGCGGGCCAGGCTCATCCGCCATTGGACCAGGTAATCCAGC from Paractinoplanes brasiliensis encodes the following:
- a CDS encoding SDR family NAD(P)-dependent oxidoreductase, whose amino-acid sequence is MSSLDHSQETVLVTGASSGIGAEFARQLGARGSDLVLVARRVDRLETLAAEIRTTRRVRVEVIAADLAVDAPGERLLARTAERGITVTSVVNNAGAGLWARFADSDPAQLRQMVALNATAVLDISRAFLPAMLQRQAGYLLNVTSLAAYSSIPMQGAYSAAKAFVLSFTEALWAETRGSGVRVLALAPGVTTSEFFDVINTDDPAVHAGRAQTPAQVVDIGLRTLDRRDPPPSRISGHLNHAIAVVPRYLTRRRAVLLTAANTMRNASASAPDVAAT